From the genome of Leptodactylus fuscus isolate aLepFus1 chromosome 1, aLepFus1.hap2, whole genome shotgun sequence, one region includes:
- the LOC142193641 gene encoding D-dopachrome decarboxylase-B-like has translation MPFLDFDTNLQCIPEDFAEKLCAAAASILAKPKDRVNATVRSGLSMVIGGSSAPCAQLVISSIGVVGTAEQNKEHSAKFFEFLTKELNLGQDRIILRYHPLEPWQIGKNGTVMTYL, from the exons ATGCCTTTCCTGGATTTTGATACTAACCTTCAATGTATTCCAGAGGACTTTGCTGAGAAGCTTTGTGCAGCTGCTGCATCAATTCTGGCCAAACCTAAAGAT AGGGTTAATGCAACCGTGAGGAGTGGTCTGTCAATGGTGATAGGTGGCTCGTCAGCCCCTTGTGCTCAACTGGTAATCTCTTCCATCGGAGTTGTGGGCACTGCAGAGCAGAATAAGGAGCACAGTGCTAAGTTCTTTGAGTTCTTAACCAAAGAATTAAACTTGGGACAAGACAG GATTATACTACGCTATCACCCTCTGGAGCCATGGCAGATAGGAAAGAATGGAACAGTTATGACCTACTTGTGA